The following are encoded together in the Sparus aurata chromosome 1, fSpaAur1.1, whole genome shotgun sequence genome:
- the uso1 gene encoding general vesicular transport factor p115 isoform X2 has protein sequence MNFFRGVMGGQAAGPQPSGAETIQKLCDRVASSTLLEDRRDAVRALKSLSKKYRMEVGTQAMDHLINILQTDRSDSEILGYALDTLYNIICNDEEEEQDESEDAVTPISVSGKHKNVSMPDENAQKQADDLGVQFTDTFIQDPEHVTLLLTLLEEFDFHVRWPGVKLLTALLKNQGVQVQGIILVSPMGVSRLMDLLADSREVIRNDGLLLLQQLTKSNAAIQKIVAFENAFERLLDIITEEGSSDGGIVVEDCLLLLLNLLKNNSSNQNFFKEGSYIQRMKPWFEVGDDNSGWSAQKVTNLHLMLQLVRVMVSPVNSPGATASCQKSMYQCGLLQQLCTILMATGVPADILTETINTVSEVIRGSQVNQDYFASVNAPSNPPRPAIVVLLMSMVNERQPFVLRCAVLYCFQCFLYKNQKGQGEIVATLLPSTIDANSISAGQLLCGGLFSADSLSNWCAAVALAHALQDNLTQKEQLLRVQLATSLGKPPVSLLQQCTNILSQTKSEKGSKVQTRVGLLMLLCTWISNCPIAVTHFLHNQENVPFLTAQISENLGEDERLVQGLCALLLGICIYYNDNSLENYTKEKLKQLIEKRIGKENFVEKLGFITKHELYSRAAQKPQPVFPSPEQMLFDHEFTKLVKELEGMITKAVHKSSEEEKKEEEVKKTLEQHDNIVTQYKELIREQDAQIQELKEQVSSMASQTEQMQTTITQQVSQIQQHKDQYNILKLKLGKDNQSQGDGSQMNGLQTEELTQLREEMEELRKQHTLLQSQLGDKDALINTLRSEMSQTAEGSAAGSDNTELLKELEALRSQVQSQSAEINQMKTERQELLRRAEAGSSDAAPSSDGSLDAAKMAELESRLAALTTDTERLKGEAKSSSESRAELEQQLASVNSTVAILQTEKAKLQTEVQESKKEQDDLLMLLADQDQKIHSLKQKLKELGETVDDEDDLDARDQTDDDEEEEDDDED, from the exons ATGAACTTCTTCAGAGGAGTGATGGGTGGGCAGGCAGCCGGGCCGCAGCCGTCCGGAGCGGAGACG ATCCAGAAGTTGTGTGACCGTGTTGCCTCATCGACGCTCCTAGAAGACCGCAGAGATGCTGTCCGCGCTCTGAAGTCGCTCTCTAAG AAATATCGCATGGAAGTTGGCACACAGGCGATGGATCACTTGATTAACATACTGCAAACTGACAG GTCTGACTCGGAAATCCTCGGCTATGCTTTGGACACACTGTACAACATCATCTGTaatgatgaggaggaagagcaaG ATGAATCAGAAG ACGCAGTAACCCCTATCTCTGTCTCAGGGAAGCATAAGAATGTTTCCATGCCTG ATGAGAACGCCCAGAAGCAGGCAGATGACCTGGGAGTCCAGTTCACAGACACGTTCATTCAGGACCCGGAACAtgtgactctgctgctcactcTGTTGGAG GAGTTTGACTTCCATGTACGTTGGCCTGGAGTGAAGCTGTTGACTGCACTCCTGAAGAACCAGGGTGTCCAAGTCCAGGGGATCATTCTGGTCAGCCCCATGG GTGTTTCCAGATTAATGGACTTATTGGCAGACTCTAGAGAAGTCATTCGCAATGAT GGCTTACTGTTGCTCCAGCAGCTGACCAAAAGCAATGCTGCCATTCAGAAAATTGTGGcatttgaaaatgcatttgagCGCCTCCTTGATATCATCACAGAAGAGGGCAGCAGTGATGGAG GTATTGTGGTGGAGgactgtttgctgctgctgcttaacCTGCTGAAGAACAACAGCTCCAATCAGAACTTCTTCAAGGAGGGCTCCTACATCCAGAGAATGAAGCCCTGGTTTGAGGTCGGGGATGATAACTCTGGCTGGTCTGCACAGAAGGTCACCAACCTCCACCTCATGCTGCAG TTGGTCCGAGTCATGGTGTCTCCAGTGAACTCACCTGGAGCCACAGCCAGCTGCCAGAAGTCCATGTACCAGTGTggtctgctgcagcagctgtgtaCCATCCTCATGGCCACTGGTGTGCCTGCTGACATCCTCACTGAG ACCATCAACACTGTATCAGAGGTCATCAGAGGCTCACAGGTCAACCAGGACTACTTTGCTTCTGTCAACGCTCCTTCAAACCCACCAAG ACCAGCCATCGTGGTTCTGCTCATGTCCATGGTGAATGAGAGACAACCGTTTGTGCTCCGCTGTGCAGTCCTCTACtgtttccagtgtttcctctacaaaAACCAGAAAGGCCAGGGAGAGATTGTCGCTACGCTGCTGCCCTCCACCATCGATG CAAATTCCATTTCAGCGGGCCAGCTGCTGTGTGGAGGCCTCTTCTCAGCAGACTCTCTGTCCAACTGGTGTGCCGCTGTGGCCCTGGCTCACGCCTTGCAGGACAACCTCACCCAGAAGGAGCAGCTGCTGAGGGTTCAGCTGGCCACCAGCCTGGGGAAGCCCCCGGTGTccctgctgcagcagtgcaccAACATCCTCTCCCAG ACTAAATCTGAAAAG GGCAGTAAAGTGCAGACCAGGGTGGGCCTCCTCATGCTGCTGTGCACGTGGATCAGCAACTGTCCAATAGCTGTCACACACTTTCTACataatcaggaaaatgttcCTTTT CTGACAGCTCAGATCTCAGAGAACTTGGGAGAGGATGAGCGGCTGGTGCAGGGCCTGTGTGCGCTGCTTCTCGGCATCTGCATCTATTACAACGACAACTCGCTGGAAAACTACACCAA AGAGAAGCTCAAGCAGCTCATCGAGAAGCGTATCGGAAAGGAGAACTTTGTAGAGAAACTGGGCTTCATCACTAAACATGAGCTGTACTCGAGGGCGGCTCAGAAGCCACAGCCTGTCTTCCCATCTCCAGAGCAGATGCTGTTCGACCACGAGTTCACCAAACTGGTCAAAGAACTGGAGG GTATGATCACCAAAGCAGTCCACAAATccagtgaggaggagaagaaggaagaggaagtgaagaagACTTTAGAGCAACATGACAACATTGTAACTCAGTATAAAGAGCTGATCAGAGAACAG GATGCTCAGATCCAGGAGCTAAAAGAGCAGGTATCTTCCATGGCATCTCAGACCGAACAGATGCAGACTACGATCACTCAGCAGGTGTCCCAGATCCAGCAGCACAAAGATCAGTACAACATCCTCAAGCTAAAATTAG GTAAGGACAACCAGAGTCAGGGAGACGGCTCACAGATGAACGGTCTGCAGACGGAGGAGCTCACACAGctcagagaggagatggaggagctcCGCAAGCAGCACACACTCCTTCAGTCACAACTTGGCGACAAAGACGCGCTCATCAACACACTG AGGTCGGAGATGTCACAGACGGCAGAAGGTTCAGCAGCAGGATCAGACAACACCGAACTGCTTAAG GAGCTGGAGGCTCTGAGGAGTCAGGTCCAGTCACAGTCTGCAGAAATCAACcagatgaagacagagagacaagagcTGCTGAGAAGAGCTGAAGCCGGG TCCTCGGATGCAGCTCCCAGTAGTGACGGCTCATTAGACGCTGCCAAGATGGCAGAACTAGAGAGCAGACTCGCAGCGCTGACGACTGACACAGAGAGACTCAAG GGCGAGGCAAAGAGCTCGTCAGAAAGCCGGGcggagctggagcagcagctggcTTCAGTCAACAGCACGGTGGCCATCCTGCAGACCGAGAAGGCGAAGCTGCAAACGGAGGTGCAGGAGTCCAAGAAAGAGCAGGACGacctgctgatgctgctggcaGACCAGGACCAGAAGATCCACAGCCTCAAACAGAAACTCAAAGAACTCGGAGAGACG GTGGACGATGAAGACGACCTCGACGCTAGGGACCAGACGGACgacgacgaggaggaggaggacgacgacgAGGActag
- the uso1 gene encoding general vesicular transport factor p115 isoform X3, with translation MNFFRGVMGGQAAGPQPSGAETIQKLCDRVASSTLLEDRRDAVRALKSLSKKYRMEVGTQAMDHLINILQTDRSDSEILGYALDTLYNIICNDEEEEQDAVTPISVSGKHKNVSMPDENAQKQADDLGVQFTDTFIQDPEHVTLLLTLLEEFDFHVRWPGVKLLTALLKNQGVQVQGIILVSPMGVSRLMDLLADSREVIRNDGLLLLQQLTKSNAAIQKIVAFENAFERLLDIITEEGSSDGGIVVEDCLLLLLNLLKNNSSNQNFFKEGSYIQRMKPWFEVGDDNSGWSAQKVTNLHLMLQLVRVMVSPVNSPGATASCQKSMYQCGLLQQLCTILMATGVPADILTETINTVSEVIRGSQVNQDYFASVNAPSNPPRPAIVVLLMSMVNERQPFVLRCAVLYCFQCFLYKNQKGQGEIVATLLPSTIDANSISAGQLLCGGLFSADSLSNWCAAVALAHALQDNLTQKEQLLRVQLATSLGKPPVSLLQQCTNILSQGDKIVRRGSKVQTRVGLLMLLCTWISNCPIAVTHFLHNQENVPFLTAQISENLGEDERLVQGLCALLLGICIYYNDNSLENYTKEKLKQLIEKRIGKENFVEKLGFITKHELYSRAAQKPQPVFPSPEQMLFDHEFTKLVKELEGMITKAVHKSSEEEKKEEEVKKTLEQHDNIVTQYKELIREQDAQIQELKEQVSSMASQTEQMQTTITQQVSQIQQHKDQYNILKLKLGKDNQSQGDGSQMNGLQTEELTQLREEMEELRKQHTLLQSQLGDKDALINTLRSEMSQTAEGSAAGSDNTELLKELEALRSQVQSQSAEINQMKTERQELLRRAEAGSSDAAPSSDGSLDAAKMAELESRLAALTTDTERLKGEAKSSSESRAELEQQLASVNSTVAILQTEKAKLQTEVQESKKEQDDLLMLLADQDQKIHSLKQKLKELGETVDDEDDLDARDQTDDDEEEEDDDED, from the exons ATGAACTTCTTCAGAGGAGTGATGGGTGGGCAGGCAGCCGGGCCGCAGCCGTCCGGAGCGGAGACG ATCCAGAAGTTGTGTGACCGTGTTGCCTCATCGACGCTCCTAGAAGACCGCAGAGATGCTGTCCGCGCTCTGAAGTCGCTCTCTAAG AAATATCGCATGGAAGTTGGCACACAGGCGATGGATCACTTGATTAACATACTGCAAACTGACAG GTCTGACTCGGAAATCCTCGGCTATGCTTTGGACACACTGTACAACATCATCTGTaatgatgaggaggaagagcaaG ACGCAGTAACCCCTATCTCTGTCTCAGGGAAGCATAAGAATGTTTCCATGCCTG ATGAGAACGCCCAGAAGCAGGCAGATGACCTGGGAGTCCAGTTCACAGACACGTTCATTCAGGACCCGGAACAtgtgactctgctgctcactcTGTTGGAG GAGTTTGACTTCCATGTACGTTGGCCTGGAGTGAAGCTGTTGACTGCACTCCTGAAGAACCAGGGTGTCCAAGTCCAGGGGATCATTCTGGTCAGCCCCATGG GTGTTTCCAGATTAATGGACTTATTGGCAGACTCTAGAGAAGTCATTCGCAATGAT GGCTTACTGTTGCTCCAGCAGCTGACCAAAAGCAATGCTGCCATTCAGAAAATTGTGGcatttgaaaatgcatttgagCGCCTCCTTGATATCATCACAGAAGAGGGCAGCAGTGATGGAG GTATTGTGGTGGAGgactgtttgctgctgctgcttaacCTGCTGAAGAACAACAGCTCCAATCAGAACTTCTTCAAGGAGGGCTCCTACATCCAGAGAATGAAGCCCTGGTTTGAGGTCGGGGATGATAACTCTGGCTGGTCTGCACAGAAGGTCACCAACCTCCACCTCATGCTGCAG TTGGTCCGAGTCATGGTGTCTCCAGTGAACTCACCTGGAGCCACAGCCAGCTGCCAGAAGTCCATGTACCAGTGTggtctgctgcagcagctgtgtaCCATCCTCATGGCCACTGGTGTGCCTGCTGACATCCTCACTGAG ACCATCAACACTGTATCAGAGGTCATCAGAGGCTCACAGGTCAACCAGGACTACTTTGCTTCTGTCAACGCTCCTTCAAACCCACCAAG ACCAGCCATCGTGGTTCTGCTCATGTCCATGGTGAATGAGAGACAACCGTTTGTGCTCCGCTGTGCAGTCCTCTACtgtttccagtgtttcctctacaaaAACCAGAAAGGCCAGGGAGAGATTGTCGCTACGCTGCTGCCCTCCACCATCGATG CAAATTCCATTTCAGCGGGCCAGCTGCTGTGTGGAGGCCTCTTCTCAGCAGACTCTCTGTCCAACTGGTGTGCCGCTGTGGCCCTGGCTCACGCCTTGCAGGACAACCTCACCCAGAAGGAGCAGCTGCTGAGGGTTCAGCTGGCCACCAGCCTGGGGAAGCCCCCGGTGTccctgctgcagcagtgcaccAACATCCTCTCCCAG GGAGATAAGATCGTCCGGCGG GGCAGTAAAGTGCAGACCAGGGTGGGCCTCCTCATGCTGCTGTGCACGTGGATCAGCAACTGTCCAATAGCTGTCACACACTTTCTACataatcaggaaaatgttcCTTTT CTGACAGCTCAGATCTCAGAGAACTTGGGAGAGGATGAGCGGCTGGTGCAGGGCCTGTGTGCGCTGCTTCTCGGCATCTGCATCTATTACAACGACAACTCGCTGGAAAACTACACCAA AGAGAAGCTCAAGCAGCTCATCGAGAAGCGTATCGGAAAGGAGAACTTTGTAGAGAAACTGGGCTTCATCACTAAACATGAGCTGTACTCGAGGGCGGCTCAGAAGCCACAGCCTGTCTTCCCATCTCCAGAGCAGATGCTGTTCGACCACGAGTTCACCAAACTGGTCAAAGAACTGGAGG GTATGATCACCAAAGCAGTCCACAAATccagtgaggaggagaagaaggaagaggaagtgaagaagACTTTAGAGCAACATGACAACATTGTAACTCAGTATAAAGAGCTGATCAGAGAACAG GATGCTCAGATCCAGGAGCTAAAAGAGCAGGTATCTTCCATGGCATCTCAGACCGAACAGATGCAGACTACGATCACTCAGCAGGTGTCCCAGATCCAGCAGCACAAAGATCAGTACAACATCCTCAAGCTAAAATTAG GTAAGGACAACCAGAGTCAGGGAGACGGCTCACAGATGAACGGTCTGCAGACGGAGGAGCTCACACAGctcagagaggagatggaggagctcCGCAAGCAGCACACACTCCTTCAGTCACAACTTGGCGACAAAGACGCGCTCATCAACACACTG AGGTCGGAGATGTCACAGACGGCAGAAGGTTCAGCAGCAGGATCAGACAACACCGAACTGCTTAAG GAGCTGGAGGCTCTGAGGAGTCAGGTCCAGTCACAGTCTGCAGAAATCAACcagatgaagacagagagacaagagcTGCTGAGAAGAGCTGAAGCCGGG TCCTCGGATGCAGCTCCCAGTAGTGACGGCTCATTAGACGCTGCCAAGATGGCAGAACTAGAGAGCAGACTCGCAGCGCTGACGACTGACACAGAGAGACTCAAG GGCGAGGCAAAGAGCTCGTCAGAAAGCCGGGcggagctggagcagcagctggcTTCAGTCAACAGCACGGTGGCCATCCTGCAGACCGAGAAGGCGAAGCTGCAAACGGAGGTGCAGGAGTCCAAGAAAGAGCAGGACGacctgctgatgctgctggcaGACCAGGACCAGAAGATCCACAGCCTCAAACAGAAACTCAAAGAACTCGGAGAGACG GTGGACGATGAAGACGACCTCGACGCTAGGGACCAGACGGACgacgacgaggaggaggaggacgacgacgAGGActag
- the uso1 gene encoding general vesicular transport factor p115 isoform X6 has protein sequence MNFFRGVMGGQAAGPQPSGAETIQKLCDRVASSTLLEDRRDAVRALKSLSKKYRMEVGTQAMDHLINILQTDRSDSEILGYALDTLYNIICNDEEEEQDESEDENAQKQADDLGVQFTDTFIQDPEHVTLLLTLLEEFDFHVRWPGVKLLTALLKNQGVQVQGIILVSPMGVSRLMDLLADSREVIRNDGLLLLQQLTKSNAAIQKIVAFENAFERLLDIITEEGSSDGGIVVEDCLLLLLNLLKNNSSNQNFFKEGSYIQRMKPWFEVGDDNSGWSAQKVTNLHLMLQLVRVMVSPVNSPGATASCQKSMYQCGLLQQLCTILMATGVPADILTETINTVSEVIRGSQVNQDYFASVNAPSNPPRPAIVVLLMSMVNERQPFVLRCAVLYCFQCFLYKNQKGQGEIVATLLPSTIDANSISAGQLLCGGLFSADSLSNWCAAVALAHALQDNLTQKEQLLRVQLATSLGKPPVSLLQQCTNILSQGDKIVRRGSKVQTRVGLLMLLCTWISNCPIAVTHFLHNQENVPFLTAQISENLGEDERLVQGLCALLLGICIYYNDNSLENYTKEKLKQLIEKRIGKENFVEKLGFITKHELYSRAAQKPQPVFPSPEQMLFDHEFTKLVKELEGMITKAVHKSSEEEKKEEEVKKTLEQHDNIVTQYKELIREQDAQIQELKEQVSSMASQTEQMQTTITQQVSQIQQHKDQYNILKLKLGKDNQSQGDGSQMNGLQTEELTQLREEMEELRKQHTLLQSQLGDKDALINTLRSEMSQTAEGSAAGSDNTELLKELEALRSQVQSQSAEINQMKTERQELLRRAEAGSSDAAPSSDGSLDAAKMAELESRLAALTTDTERLKGEAKSSSESRAELEQQLASVNSTVAILQTEKAKLQTEVQESKKEQDDLLMLLADQDQKIHSLKQKLKELGETVDDEDDLDARDQTDDDEEEEDDDED, from the exons ATGAACTTCTTCAGAGGAGTGATGGGTGGGCAGGCAGCCGGGCCGCAGCCGTCCGGAGCGGAGACG ATCCAGAAGTTGTGTGACCGTGTTGCCTCATCGACGCTCCTAGAAGACCGCAGAGATGCTGTCCGCGCTCTGAAGTCGCTCTCTAAG AAATATCGCATGGAAGTTGGCACACAGGCGATGGATCACTTGATTAACATACTGCAAACTGACAG GTCTGACTCGGAAATCCTCGGCTATGCTTTGGACACACTGTACAACATCATCTGTaatgatgaggaggaagagcaaG ATGAATCAGAAG ATGAGAACGCCCAGAAGCAGGCAGATGACCTGGGAGTCCAGTTCACAGACACGTTCATTCAGGACCCGGAACAtgtgactctgctgctcactcTGTTGGAG GAGTTTGACTTCCATGTACGTTGGCCTGGAGTGAAGCTGTTGACTGCACTCCTGAAGAACCAGGGTGTCCAAGTCCAGGGGATCATTCTGGTCAGCCCCATGG GTGTTTCCAGATTAATGGACTTATTGGCAGACTCTAGAGAAGTCATTCGCAATGAT GGCTTACTGTTGCTCCAGCAGCTGACCAAAAGCAATGCTGCCATTCAGAAAATTGTGGcatttgaaaatgcatttgagCGCCTCCTTGATATCATCACAGAAGAGGGCAGCAGTGATGGAG GTATTGTGGTGGAGgactgtttgctgctgctgcttaacCTGCTGAAGAACAACAGCTCCAATCAGAACTTCTTCAAGGAGGGCTCCTACATCCAGAGAATGAAGCCCTGGTTTGAGGTCGGGGATGATAACTCTGGCTGGTCTGCACAGAAGGTCACCAACCTCCACCTCATGCTGCAG TTGGTCCGAGTCATGGTGTCTCCAGTGAACTCACCTGGAGCCACAGCCAGCTGCCAGAAGTCCATGTACCAGTGTggtctgctgcagcagctgtgtaCCATCCTCATGGCCACTGGTGTGCCTGCTGACATCCTCACTGAG ACCATCAACACTGTATCAGAGGTCATCAGAGGCTCACAGGTCAACCAGGACTACTTTGCTTCTGTCAACGCTCCTTCAAACCCACCAAG ACCAGCCATCGTGGTTCTGCTCATGTCCATGGTGAATGAGAGACAACCGTTTGTGCTCCGCTGTGCAGTCCTCTACtgtttccagtgtttcctctacaaaAACCAGAAAGGCCAGGGAGAGATTGTCGCTACGCTGCTGCCCTCCACCATCGATG CAAATTCCATTTCAGCGGGCCAGCTGCTGTGTGGAGGCCTCTTCTCAGCAGACTCTCTGTCCAACTGGTGTGCCGCTGTGGCCCTGGCTCACGCCTTGCAGGACAACCTCACCCAGAAGGAGCAGCTGCTGAGGGTTCAGCTGGCCACCAGCCTGGGGAAGCCCCCGGTGTccctgctgcagcagtgcaccAACATCCTCTCCCAG GGAGATAAGATCGTCCGGCGG GGCAGTAAAGTGCAGACCAGGGTGGGCCTCCTCATGCTGCTGTGCACGTGGATCAGCAACTGTCCAATAGCTGTCACACACTTTCTACataatcaggaaaatgttcCTTTT CTGACAGCTCAGATCTCAGAGAACTTGGGAGAGGATGAGCGGCTGGTGCAGGGCCTGTGTGCGCTGCTTCTCGGCATCTGCATCTATTACAACGACAACTCGCTGGAAAACTACACCAA AGAGAAGCTCAAGCAGCTCATCGAGAAGCGTATCGGAAAGGAGAACTTTGTAGAGAAACTGGGCTTCATCACTAAACATGAGCTGTACTCGAGGGCGGCTCAGAAGCCACAGCCTGTCTTCCCATCTCCAGAGCAGATGCTGTTCGACCACGAGTTCACCAAACTGGTCAAAGAACTGGAGG GTATGATCACCAAAGCAGTCCACAAATccagtgaggaggagaagaaggaagaggaagtgaagaagACTTTAGAGCAACATGACAACATTGTAACTCAGTATAAAGAGCTGATCAGAGAACAG GATGCTCAGATCCAGGAGCTAAAAGAGCAGGTATCTTCCATGGCATCTCAGACCGAACAGATGCAGACTACGATCACTCAGCAGGTGTCCCAGATCCAGCAGCACAAAGATCAGTACAACATCCTCAAGCTAAAATTAG GTAAGGACAACCAGAGTCAGGGAGACGGCTCACAGATGAACGGTCTGCAGACGGAGGAGCTCACACAGctcagagaggagatggaggagctcCGCAAGCAGCACACACTCCTTCAGTCACAACTTGGCGACAAAGACGCGCTCATCAACACACTG AGGTCGGAGATGTCACAGACGGCAGAAGGTTCAGCAGCAGGATCAGACAACACCGAACTGCTTAAG GAGCTGGAGGCTCTGAGGAGTCAGGTCCAGTCACAGTCTGCAGAAATCAACcagatgaagacagagagacaagagcTGCTGAGAAGAGCTGAAGCCGGG TCCTCGGATGCAGCTCCCAGTAGTGACGGCTCATTAGACGCTGCCAAGATGGCAGAACTAGAGAGCAGACTCGCAGCGCTGACGACTGACACAGAGAGACTCAAG GGCGAGGCAAAGAGCTCGTCAGAAAGCCGGGcggagctggagcagcagctggcTTCAGTCAACAGCACGGTGGCCATCCTGCAGACCGAGAAGGCGAAGCTGCAAACGGAGGTGCAGGAGTCCAAGAAAGAGCAGGACGacctgctgatgctgctggcaGACCAGGACCAGAAGATCCACAGCCTCAAACAGAAACTCAAAGAACTCGGAGAGACG GTGGACGATGAAGACGACCTCGACGCTAGGGACCAGACGGACgacgacgaggaggaggaggacgacgacgAGGActag